The Chitinophaga niabensis genomic interval CTGCTGGATGAACCTACCAATGGCCTGGACCCTGCAGGTATTGCAGAGATCAGGGACCTGATCCGCCAGTTGGGAACACAGGGTACTACCGTGATCATGGCGAGCCACATGCTGGACGAAGTTGAAAAGGTATGTAACCACGTAGCGATCTTAAAGAAAGGAGATCTGCTCACTACCGGGCATGTGGATGAAGTACTGGCCAACGAAGACATGGTGGAGTTAGGTGCAGCAGACCTTACCAGGCTGGAGGATGTATTGAATGCATTGCCGGGTGTTAAATCCATCCGCCGCTATAACGGTACCTTCCAGGTAATGTTTACAGAAAGCAAAACAGCAGAGCAGATCAACCAGATCTGTTTTGAGCAGGGCATCACCCTGAATTACCTGGCCACTAAACGGAAGAGCCTGGAAGCGCGCTTCATGGAATTAACCAATAACTGATCACGATCATGATACAACTGTTGAATATAGAGTGGATGAAGGTAAAGGCCTACCGCACCTTCTGGATACTCACCATCTTATTTTTCGTTGGAGTACCGCTGTTAAATATTGCGATTGAGAGCTTCGTTTCTCAAACCAAGGAAGTGAGCTTATTACTGGGCTCCCCTTTTGCTTTTCCGAGAGTATGGGATACTACTGCATGGGTAGCCAGCATGGTAACACCTGTAATGGGCATTATGCTGATCATCTTCCTGACCAATGAGAATAACTTCCGCACTGTCCGGCAAAACATCATTGATGGCTGGAGCCGGGACCAGTATATTGCTGCAAAATTTGGTGTGCTGATCACCACTACGCTCTTTATTACATTGCTGATAGTAGTGACGGCACTTATCTTTGGGTTGAAGAACGGAACAGGAGATGCTTCAGAAAATATGATCTATATCTTCTACGCGTTTGTACAAAGCTTAGCTTACCTCTCACTGGCTTTCTTCCTGGGTGTTTATATGAAAAGGGCCGGTATCGCTATTGGCATTTATATAATGTATGCATATGTGGGTGAATTTGTGATTGCCGGGATCCTGGATTATAAAGTAGTACGCCATATGGGAGCATTTCTGCCATTGGAAAGTACGGACAGGCTGATACCGGGTTTATCCAATTTTGCACGCAAGCTGGCTCAGCAAGGTCATACCCCGCCATCTGATACACAATACGTACTCATTGCCCTGTTCTACATCGCGCTGTTCAACTTCCTTTCCTGGAGGAAAATTAAGAAAGCAGATCTCTAGAGAAGGAATTGTAAATTTGCTGATAAAAGTAAAAAGGTGAAGAAGGAGAAGCTTATACTGGTCACTAATGACGACGGCATAACGTCGCCGGGCATACGTACATTGATCGAAGCCGTGCAGCCGCTTGGTAAAGTAGTAGTGGTAGCGCCGGACAGCCCGCAATCGGGCAAAGGGCATGCGATTACACTGGGATTTCCTTTACGCCTGAGTGAAGTGAAGATCTTTGACGGAATTGAAGCATGGACCTGTTCCGGTACGCCGGTGGATTGTGTGAAGCTGGCAAGGGACAAGATCCTTGACCGTACGCCGGACCTTTGTGTAAGCGGCATCAACCATGGCGCTAATCACTCTATCAACATCATTTATTCCGGTACAATGTCTGCGGCTATGGAAGCAGCTATAGAAGGTATTCCGTCTGTAGGGTTTTCTTACCTTAATTATTCTTACGATGCAGATATGAGCACCTGCAAACAGGTAGCAGAAATAGTAACGAAGAAGATGCTGGGAACAGTACTGCCACCGCATACCCTGTTCAATGTGAATATCCCGGATGTGGACGCCAACCAATACAAAGGCATCCGCATGAGCCGTCAGGCAAATGCCAAATGGGTAGAGGAGTTTGATGAACGCCGTGACCCTACCGGTAAAAAGTATTACTGGCTCACAGGCGAATTCAAGAACCAGGATACAGGGGAAGATACAGATGTATGGGCATTGGAAAACGGTTACACGTCTATTGTACCGGTGCAGTTTGATCTGACTGATTACCGACTCAAGAAAAAACTGGAAGCTGAATGGAGCTTCTGATGCAATAATCCTATGAACATGTTAAAACAAGACAAACTATCGCTGGGTATTCTGCTGGGCTTACTGACCCCCGCGGTAGCCTTTTTCATATACTATTTAGCGGTCTTCCTGCCCCGGGACCTTGGAATAGGTGAGTTCCTCGTTATGCTGAAGAACAACAAACACCTGATCCCAAAGGTGATCAGCATCTGCCTGCTGGCAAATGGTATCGTCTTCTACCTGTATACCCGTGTACGCCTTGACCTCACAGCAAGGGGTATTTTCCTGATCACATTGTTATACGCAATCGTTATCTTGCTGCTTAAAATAATTTAGTGAAGTACTACATCATAGCTGGCGAAGCCTCCGGAGACCTGCATGGAAGCAACCTTATCAAACAGATCAAACAGTTGGATACAACTGCTGATATCCGTTGCTGGGGAGGTGATATGATGGAACAGGCAGGCGCCACTGTAGTAAAACATTACCGCGACCTGGCCTTCATGGGCTTTATTGAAGTGGTGATGAACCTGCGCACTATTTTTAAGAACCTCGACATCTGTAAGAAAGATATCCTGGCCTATCAGCCGGATGTACTCGTATTAATAGATTATCCCGGCTTTAACCTCCGTATTGCCGAATGGGCAAAACAGCAGGGCCTCAAAGTGGTATATTACATCAGTCCGCAGGTCTGGGCCTGGAAAGAAGGCCGCGTGAAAAAGATCAGGGAAACTGTGGACAAAATGCTGGTGATCCTGCCATTTGAAAAAGACTTCTACCGTAAATGGGATTTTGAAGTGGAATATGTGGGGCACCCTTTGATAGAAGTAGTGAAAGCTGCGAAGGAGGCTCCTTCTTCACCCCGTTTCTCAGATAAACCCGTGATTGCTTTATTGCCCGGCAGCCGTAAACAGGAAGTGAAAGAAAAGCTGCCTGTAATGCTGTCTATGGCGCGGTATTTTCCGGAATACCAGTTTATCATGGCACAGGCGCCCAGCCTGGAAGATAGTTTTATCAAAGGATTTACCAGCGCCTACCCGAATGTATCCGTGGTAAAAGGGCAAACCTATCCGCTTTTGTTGCAAGCCTCTGCTGCATTGGTAACATCCGGTACGGCTACTTTGGAAACTGCTTTGTTCGGCGTGCCGGAAGTGGTTTGTTATAAAGGCAGCCCCGTATCTTATTTCTTCGCCAAATACCTGATCAAAGTAAAATACATCTCCCTCGTGAACCTGATCATGGATAAGCCTGTTGTGAAAGAGCTGATCCAGCATGATCTCACGGAAGAAAATCTCCTGAAAGAATTAACGCTTTTGCTGAAAGACGAAGCCCGCCAGCAGCAAATGAAAGCGGATTACTCCGTGCTGTGGACCCTCCTGGGTGATGGCACTGCTTCCCGCAAGGCTGCGGAGGCAATTGTAGGCTTTGTGCG includes:
- a CDS encoding ABC transporter permease subunit: MIQLLNIEWMKVKAYRTFWILTILFFVGVPLLNIAIESFVSQTKEVSLLLGSPFAFPRVWDTTAWVASMVTPVMGIMLIIFLTNENNFRTVRQNIIDGWSRDQYIAAKFGVLITTTLFITLLIVVTALIFGLKNGTGDASENMIYIFYAFVQSLAYLSLAFFLGVYMKRAGIAIGIYIMYAYVGEFVIAGILDYKVVRHMGAFLPLESTDRLIPGLSNFARKLAQQGHTPPSDTQYVLIALFYIALFNFLSWRKIKKADL
- the surE gene encoding 5'/3'-nucleotidase SurE — protein: MKKEKLILVTNDDGITSPGIRTLIEAVQPLGKVVVVAPDSPQSGKGHAITLGFPLRLSEVKIFDGIEAWTCSGTPVDCVKLARDKILDRTPDLCVSGINHGANHSINIIYSGTMSAAMEAAIEGIPSVGFSYLNYSYDADMSTCKQVAEIVTKKMLGTVLPPHTLFNVNIPDVDANQYKGIRMSRQANAKWVEEFDERRDPTGKKYYWLTGEFKNQDTGEDTDVWALENGYTSIVPVQFDLTDYRLKKKLEAEWSF
- the lpxB gene encoding lipid-A-disaccharide synthase, translated to MKYYIIAGEASGDLHGSNLIKQIKQLDTTADIRCWGGDMMEQAGATVVKHYRDLAFMGFIEVVMNLRTIFKNLDICKKDILAYQPDVLVLIDYPGFNLRIAEWAKQQGLKVVYYISPQVWAWKEGRVKKIRETVDKMLVILPFEKDFYRKWDFEVEYVGHPLIEVVKAAKEAPSSPRFSDKPVIALLPGSRKQEVKEKLPVMLSMARYFPEYQFIMAQAPSLEDSFIKGFTSAYPNVSVVKGQTYPLLLQASAALVTSGTATLETALFGVPEVVCYKGSPVSYFFAKYLIKVKYISLVNLIMDKPVVKELIQHDLTEENLLKELTLLLKDEARQQQMKADYSVLWTLLGDGTASRKAAEAIVGFVR